A single window of Plasmodium malariae genome assembly, chromosome: 8 DNA harbors:
- the SMN gene encoding survival motor neuron-like protein, putative, giving the protein MDEFNETLEGLEEKINEYDKQLALVRGEIGKYEQAGNEENDQIKNLKKLECDMIEVINLTRDLINYKKQNKVDDEDKNELDQSKEQHHRSIHEDISNESTAIIGRTCSLIYENKKMYGLIENVAIEDNTEQLLISIYENNEKIMIPKNYVQLNEILHESALSENNQFQALYKKDGQWYDCIISKNTGDSYLITYIGYNNSEYVKNDQVRIKKKKKIKEIVTPAGYKIPENLIIKENDTLKVKIKKKKKRIALKKKQKNELINQEFANKTQQWRSFHEKAVNKSKHLLVTHKKVENIEYKNNPSNFNIRRKFDCNDNEE; this is encoded by the exons ATGGATGAATTTAATGAAACGTTGGAAGGGTTAGAG gaaaaaataaatgagtaCGATAAGCAGCTCGCGTTGGTGCGTGGTGAAATAGGAAAATACGAGCAAGCAGGAAATGAGGAAAATgaccaaataaaaaatttgaaaaaattagaatGTGACATGATAGAAGTTATAAACTTGACTCGTGATTTGATTaactataaaaaacaaa ACAAAGTAGATGATGAGGATAAGAACGAACTGGATCAGAGCAAAGAACAACATCATAGAAGTATTCATGAAGATATTAGTAACGAATCTACTGCAATTATTGGTAGAACTTGTAGCTTGATATACGAGAATAAGAAAATGTATGGACTAATAGAAAATGTAGCTATAGAAGATAATACTGAGCAATTATTAATCAgcatttatgaaaataatgaaaaaattatgataccaaaaaattatgttcaaCTAAACGAAATTCTGCATGAATCCGCCTTGTCAGAAAACAACCAATTCCAGgccttatataaaaaagacgg GCAATGGTATGATTGCATAATTTCGAAAAACACAGGAGATTCATATTTGATTACGTACATTGGCTACAACAATAGCGAATATGTAAAGAATGATCAGgtaagaattaaaaaaaaaaaaaaaattaaagaaattgTGACCCCAGCTGGATATAAAATACCcgaaaatttaataataaaagaaaatgatacattaaaagttaaaataaaaaaaaaaaagaaaagaattgccttaaaaaaaaagcaaaaaaatgaactaaTAAATCAAGAGTTTGCTAATAAAACACAGCAATGGCGATCTTTTCACGAAAAAGCtgtaaataaaagtaaacaCCTTTTAGTAACACATAAAAAAGTGGAAAATATTGAGTATAAAAACAATCCATccaattttaatattagaaGAAAATTTGATTGCAATGATAATGAAGAGTAA
- the SART1 gene encoding U4/U6.U5 tri-snRNP-associated protein 1, putative, which translates to MDDKECKLSIEETNKLREKLGLKMLQIEGKGKKKCSTGDEKNGDNKKKLHNTNKNRKNSEQGENKGRKKNYVKDKEQIAGKEEKGEEEKGEAEKQKQTHIQEETNTAKTISAEFKDDINDVEKWVNKTRNTMNKRLAQEGIKYSDDEDEDEEENEEENENKSKNKKKKKVQKKEIKKRNKTNDFVSNVKVEHKNEDITGDNMILTLKDTNVLNNEEEDCLINEELKKQNVQNILSKNDDSFWNKNFYNPLSYYDDTSKKVEDNSSIRMIPKYEDEKYSFNVNIKYDQNDQSSRNDGKSKIPANDKGMTKEEKELKKGSSNKKKEQVKEEQKTVDTDIFKLKKRKIKNISRRKKEEDAWDFLYDDEPREEDQHRKFGKENEEENIGQSREPYGGEYVEQTERTDIDRDSIVDDVIKKIKEEQMHMEFNYFDNIMSENEEENELYELLEKGNNFKKRKKENNYQNELLKYIVINDEGNKINDDKNNNDIIKLTNASEFCKNISLPLDINESEKNSKFKKNEKSVGHMDEDQDSSVYHHSKKNNENKLINTYNEVNDWIKNGEKKDSKKKKKIDNDLSDDMDDENDDLSQDGVSEIFNEIKLDEGLYGALEYLKTKGELNIEDKIYRNPENKPLHMSTDKNDIKLDYKNDAGKVMTPKETFRYISWIFHGKKQGKNKLEKKIKRMEMERRFKENPIDSLPTLNVLKKYQQVQKKSFFTLSSNN; encoded by the coding sequence ATGGATGATAAGGAATGCAAATTAAGCATAGAAGAAACAAACAAATTAAGAGAAAAGTTAGGCTTGAAAATGTTACAGATTGAaggaaagggaaaaaaaaaatgtagtactggtgatgaaaaaaatggggataataaaaagaaattacataacacaaataaaaataggaaaaatagTGAACAGGGAGAAAATaaagggagaaaaaaaaattatgtaaaagaCAAAGAGCAGATAGCAGGAAAGGAGGAAAAAggagaagaagaaaaaggagAAGCCGAAAAACAAAAGCAAACGCATATTCAGGAGGAAACGAACACAGCAAAAACGATAAGTGCAGAATTTAAGGACGATATAAATGATGTAGAAAAATGGGTAAATAAAACGAGAAATACCATGAATAAGAGACTTGCACAGGAGGGCATAAAATATAGTGATGATGAGGATGAAGATGAAGAGGAAAATGaggaagaaaatgaaaataaaagtaaaaataaaaaaaaaaaaaaagtacaaaaaaaagaaataaaaaagcggAACAAAACGAATGATTTTGTAAGTAATGTAAAGGTAGAACACAAAAACGAAGACATAACGGGTGATAATATGATTTTGACTTTAAAAGATACGAATGTTTTAAATAACGAAGAAGAAGACTGcttaataaatgaagaattgaaaaaacaaaatgtgCAAAATATACTTTCAAAAAACGATGATAGTTTTtggaataaaaatttctatAACCCGTTGTCTTATTATGATGATACTAGTAAGAAGGTAGAGGACAATTCTTCCATCCGTATGATCCCAAAGTATgaagatgaaaaatattctttcaatgttaatataaaatatgatcaAAATGATCAAAGTAGCCGAAATGATGGGAAAAGCAAAATACCAGCTAATGATAAAGGAATGACaaaagaagagaaagaaTTGAAAAAGGGAAGCtctaataagaaaaaagaacaagTGAAAGAGGAGCAAAAAACAGTAGATACCGatatattcaaattaaagaaaagaaaaattaaaaatataagtagaagaaaaaaggaagaagatGCTTGGGATTTTCTCTATGATGACGAACCAAGGGAAGAAGACCAACATAGAAAGTTTGGAAAAGAAAACGAAGAGGAGAATATAGGACAGAGCAGAGAACCGTATGGAGGGGAGTATGTTGAACAGACCGAAAGGACAGATATCGACCGCGATAGTATCGTAGAtgatgttattaaaaaaataaaggaggAACAAATGCACATGGAATTCAACTATTTCGATAATATAATGAGTGAAAAcgaagaagaaaatgaattatatgaaCTTTTGGAAAAGgggaataattttaaaaaaagaaaaaaggaaaacaattATCAGAATGAactcttaaaatatatagttataaatGATGAAgggaacaaaataaatgatgataaaaataataatgatattataaaattaacaaatgcATCagaattttgtaaaaatatatcattaccattagatataaatgaaagtgaaaaaaattcaaaatttaaaaaaaatgaaaagagtGTGGGACATATGGACGAAGACCAGGATAGTAGCGTATATCAtcattctaaaaaaaataatgaaaataaattaataaatacatataacgAAGTTAATGACTGGATCAAaaatggagaaaaaaaagattcaaaaaaaaaaaaaaaaattgataacgATCTCAGTGACGACATGgatgatgaaaatgatgaTCTTTCACAAGATGGAGTGTCtgaaatttttaatgaaataaaactaGATGAAGGGTTATATGGTGCtttagaatatttaaaaacaaagGGGGAATTAAATATAGAAGATAAGATATATAGAAATCCTGAAAACAAACCTTTACATATGTCAActgataaaaatgatataaaattagattataaaaatgacGCAGGAAAAGTGATGACTCCGAAAGAAACCTTTCGATATATATCATGGATTTTTCATGGAAAAAAAcaaggtaaaaataaattagaaaaaaaaataaaaagaatggaAATGGAACGAAGATTTAAAGAAAACCCAATAGATTCCTTACCAACCTTAaatgttttgaaaaaatatcaacaagtacaaaaaaaatcttttttcaCCTTGTCAAGCAATAATTAA
- the RIPR gene encoding Rh5 interacting protein, putative, translated as MSAARFVGIYHSQFSRETKKMAFKWLLISVIVFGKKVLTLNIVNSIFYQKDEINNLTFSLDHRAREKAERAKLHFKNGEISYVYSDNGISSIFTLTAEKDIKEFFSLNEDIKSCDYFITKGGLLNREKEHKCFRETFCGIVPNFKYIKKKKKENDILLYCAYFNETHIIIYHVGKPKILEPNITYENIFFEKDKKGIINCYAMDIDIRYVHVYATNECVHNYFLEYIKEACQGKKYCELDFTTIKNGENCPMSKNIFITVQYTCVATCNPKLNEICDIHNSNGLMQTCKYGYNMAIELSDECERNYTCGNSDICSVNAYCNESSKTCKCKTSLLPFISNNCVYNNICKVLTCPENSTCEKVDNEEKGECKCQKDKYFYKNRCYNKYDLELAIKMELPIRRRTYYEHTLYDGLSLRPEHIYMQCENGYYIEVVNAYASCYHVSFEKNYMKYITDYLKRACNGKTRCAYGNSIDAVEHIDIDNMCNEHKVIFHYEYLCAQDDKIGKPLLMLEGSTLPLTSPPQMGIIAPGGNDMHNLFVQMQGGSKVHTEGEMKWAAKRTMERTVSSPVALSVEEINPAQSYNRFKRKSEIFRSRFSSKIRCDGGTITVTTALLKTGDGCEDLNMTSSVKSYCDGLSDCDIGLTHHFDTYCINDQYLFVSYECLDLCTYCPPNSSCYGNKYNYKCLCDSPYISIRNNTACQAPTNCSVAVCGKNQVCKQINNDQFICECNSGYKNVNGTCVIDDNCDLLCPSNKSCIIENGEKICKCTNGLSLVNGVCVCSDDHIINNENLCIPKNKCKRKEYTNICKNKNEECSYDAKEDIVKCVCMEHYFRTDRGDCKPINYCENLKCNENEECKIVNYKATCECKQNLKRNTLGQCVYNNLCLINNGNCPIDSNCMYYLNKPHECVCHKQGFVAHKGKCVLLDKCNEGNTCSENSICVNVMNKEPICICTFNYFKKDGLCILQNPCLKDNGGCSRNSNCIFKNNKITCACKENYLNLNNSCVPKTTNMDKSFTFTYDKDVSIVLGSCAIIELLHINNQIIWKTNYSNESYIFNYEFPTSGQLIAQIKNQFSSSILYLKKKAQNDFVYDDFHMEHKSCKYENVFFYSHRDGNA; from the coding sequence ATGAGTGCTGCTAGGTTCGTGGGCATATACCATAGTCAGTTCTCTAGAGAAACCAAAAAAATGGCCTTCAAGTGGCTTCTAATCTCCGTAATAGTATTCGGAAAAAAGGTACTCACAttaaatatagtaaataGTATATTCTACCAGAAGGACGAGATAAACAACTTAACATTTTCACTAGATCATAGAGCAAGAGAAAAAGCAGAAAGAGCAAAgctacattttaaaaatgggGAAATATCATATGTTTATAGTGATAATGGTATTTCttcaatatttacattaacaGCTGAAAAggatataaaagaatttttttctcttaatgAAGACATAAAATCATGCgattattttataacaaaAGGGGGTTTATTAAATAGAGAAAAAGAGCATAAATGTTTTAGAGAAACGTTTTGTGGAATAGTaccaaattttaaatatataaaaaagaaaaaaaaagaaaatgatattttactatattgtGCTTATTTTAACGAaacacatataattatttatcatGTTGGGAAACCAAAAATTTTAGAACCTAACATaacatatgaaaatattttttttgaaaaagataaaaagggTATCATTAATTGTTATGCTATGGATATTGATATAcgatatgtacatgtatatgcaaCAAATGAATGtgtacataattattttttagaatatattaaagaagCATGTcaagggaaaaaatattgtgaACTTGATTTTACGACAATTAAAAATGGGGAAAATTGTCCTAtgagtaaaaatatttttatcacaGTGCAATATACATGTGTAGCAACATGTAATCCTAAATTGAACGAAATTTGTGATATACATAATTCAAACGGATTGATGCAAACGTGCAAATATGGATATAATATGGCAATAGAACTATCTGATGAATGCGAGAGAAATTATACATGTGGTAATAGTGATATTTGTTCTGTTAATGCATACTGTAACGAATCTAGTAAAACATGTAAATGCAAAACTTCCTTATTACCATTCATTTCAAATAATTGTGTGTATAATAACATATGCAAAGTTTTGACATGTCCTGAGAATTCAACATGTGAAAAAGTAGACaatgaagaaaaaggagAATGTAAATGtcaaaaagataaatatttttataaaaatagatgctataataaatatgatttaGAATTAGCTATAAAGATGGAATTACCTATACGAAGGAGAACATATTATGAACATACATTATATGATGGGTTATCATTACGACCtgaacatatttatatgcagtGTGAAAATGGCTACTATATTGAAGTTGTCAATGCATATGCTTCATGTTATCATGtttcatttgaaaaaaattatatgaaatatataactgATTATTTAAAACGCGCATGCAATGGAAAAACCAGGTGCGCTTATGGAAATAGTATAGACGCTGTAGAACATATTGACATTGACAATATGTGTAATGAGCATAAAGTCATTTTTCACTATGAGTATTTGTGTGCACAAGATGATAAAATAGGGAAACCGCTCCTCATGTTGGAGGGTTCTACTCTTCCCTTAACATCTCCTCCACAGATGGGAATTATTGCTCCAGGTGGAAATGATATGCACAATTTGTTTGTTCAAATGCAGGGTGGGTCAAAGGTTCACACAGAAGGGGAAATGAAATGGGCAGCAAAAAGGACAATGGAAAGGACAGTCTCAAGCCCAGTGGCACTATCTGTGGAAGAGATTAATCCTGCACAAAGCTATAACAggtttaaaagaaaaagcgaAATATTCAGAAGCAGGTTTTCAAGTAAAATACGGTGCGATGGTGGAACGATAACAGTAACAACTGCTCTTTTAAAAACAGGAGATGGTTGTGAGGATTTAAATATGACTTCATCTGTTAAGTCTTACTGTGATGGGTTAAGTGATTGTGATATAGGATTAACACATCATTTCGATACTTATTGCATAAACGATCAATATCTTTTCGTATCGTACGAATGCTTAGacttatgtacatattgTCCACCTAACTCTTCATGTTATGGtaacaaatataattataaatgtttatgtGATAGCCCATATATAAGTATTCGAAATAACACCGCTTGCCAAGCACCTACAAATTGCAGCGTTGCAGTGTGTGGAAAAAATCAAGTatgtaaacaaataaataatgatcaGTTCATATGTGAATGTAATAGTGGatacaaaaatgtaaatggTACATGTGTCATTGACGACAACTGTGATCTGTTATGTCCATCAAATAAATCTTGTATAATTGAAAATGGGGAAAAGATATGTAAATGTACTAACGGACTTTCCTTAGTAAATGGTGTTTGTGTATGTAGTGATgatcatattattaataatgaaaatttatgtatacctaaaaataaatgtaaaagaaaagaatacacaaatatatgtaaaaataagaatgaaGAATGTTCTTATGATGCAAAGGAAGACATTGTaaaatgtgtatgtatgGAACACTACTTTAGAACTGATAGAGGTGATTGTAAACCTATTAATTATTGTGagaatttaaaatgtaatgaaaatgaagaatgtAAAATTGTAAACTATAAAGCTACATGTGAATgcaaacaaaatttaaagaGAAATACTTTAGGTCAATgtgtttataataatttatgctTAATTAATAATGGGAATTGCCCTATAGATTCCAACTGTATGTATTACTTAAACAAACCACATGAATGTGTTTGTCATAAACAAGGTTTTGTTGCTCACAAAGGTAAATGCGTCTTACTAGACAAGTGTAATGAAGGTAATACGTGTTCAGAAAATTCTATCTGTGTTAATGTAATGAATAAAGAACCTATCTGTATATGcacatttaattattttaaaaaagatggTCTATGTATATTACAAAATCCTTGCTTAAAAGATAATGGAGGTTGCTCAAGAAATTcaaattgtatatttaaaaataataaaattacatgtgcatgtaaagaaaattatttaaatcttAATAATTCATGTGTACCTAAAACTACAAATATGGATAAATCTTTTACCTTCACTTATGATAAAGATGTATCTATTGTACTAGGAAGTTGTGCTATAATagaattattacatataaataatcaaaTTATTTGGAAAACAAACTATTCAAATGAAtcctatatttttaattatgaatttCCCACATCTGGACAGTTGATTGCTCAAATTAAAAATCAGTTTAGTAGTAGTatactttatttaaaaaagaaagccCAAAATGATTTTGTCTATGACGACTTTCACATGGAACATAAATCCTGCAAATACGAAAACGTGTTCTTCTACAGTCACAGGGATGGAAATGCGTGA
- the PmUG01_08032500 gene encoding conserved Plasmodium protein, unknown function, translating into MEEEKIVDMFEVLYNNEKGELYITNKYFIFISEKTKKVKVDSNSLFLIDDIDLKVCILSWRKTEKSKKTKKIRFSFAIRTIKNNFCFHDYNNTELYIFEFFNDKDYNSVSDLINYLNKGNLKSHLYIDFNLNLLSGKYKVFEDEEVIDGSEEYKNISSDRKKELHKVGGGANNVGDAANNIGGREINTGNNEKRISGSDNNVDSNDNVRSARGKNTEGRIDIPPHHGSKSKGEKPKNVEEKYEEIEKNKVIPYLHSSSDENNDNENDKNLNKNDCFNALNKVLESDTRLKSLYDMCIENNILDKEEFYKLHKNDIYEHRNVGLSADTNILKEPIYITEEQKNSKSVEINKELSKLILSENTELKKLYDYYTENNILNESKFWFFLFNNKYSHLFFYDKNEKEIMGNKNFLNIKEENSFENLSYNVENLNQDIKGTLEKCILKEYLSTKSYNRKNILFKNNYYFNEENVEGFGVFTNEKLIKNNNSLNLLINKFNNYCISMIKDKKFTLDKFYDDLKNKVEDTDLNPVQEKKELHFNLENKKKSLSHKEYTNNELSENKNYLNKHFPAFMQDLKNNRPSSKKNYSDLYNIGRHLFVLNTKKCQNNQSLLIGTIEYDQHILDIVKDYHMKINYLLNLFYTSYIPEQNKRNKILENLSRIKDEIQAKQEEYNSVLIMGKPLLIHLFEQISICKKFNEKLHKYIEEKRKKA; encoded by the exons ATGGAGGAAGAAAAGATTGTAGACATGTTCGAAGTGCTGTATAACAATGAAAAAGGGgagttatatataacaaacaaatattttatttttatatctgaaaaaacgaaaaaggtAAAGGTTGACAGTAACTCGCTTTTTCTTATTGATGATATAGATCTAAAGGTTTGTATCCTAAGTTGGAGAAAAACAGAAAAGtctaaaaaaacaaaaaaaatacgttTCTCTTTTGCTATAAgaactattaaaaataatttttgttttcatgaTTACAACAATACagaattatacatttttgaattttttaatgacaAGGATTATAACAGTGTATCAGAtctaattaattatttaaataaaggGAATTTAAAGAGTCATCTGTACATAGATTTTAACTTAAATCTTTTAAGTGGTAAATACAAAGTATTTGAGGACGAAGAAGTAATTGATGGCAGTGAggaatataagaatataagCAGTGATAGAAAAAAGGAACTCCACAAGGTTGGCGGTGGAGCAAACAACGTTGGCGATGCTGCAAATAACATAGGAGGTAGAGAAATTAACACAGGCAATAATGAGAAAAGGATTAGCGGTAGCGATAACAATGTTGACAGTAACGATAATGTCAGAAGTGCAAGGGGAAAAAATACTGAAGGTCGAATAGACATACCCCCTCACCATGGCAGCAAGTCCAAGGGAGAAAAACCAAAAAATGtggaagaaaaatatgaagaaatagaaaaaaataaagtaataccTTACCTTCACAGTAGCAGTGATGagaataatgataatgagaatgataaaaatttaaataaaaatgattgtTTTAATGCATTAAATAAAGTGCTTGAATCAGATACGCGCTTAAAAAGTTTATATGATATGTGTATAGAAAACAATATACTAGACAAAgaagaattttataaattacataaaaatgatatatatgaacataggAACGTTGGTTTAAGTGCagatacaaatattttaaaagaaccaatatatataacagaaGAACAGAAGAATTCTAAAAGTgttgaaataaataaagaattaagtaaattaatattatcagAAAATACAGAATTGAAAAAGCTGTATGATTATTATACTGAAAATAACATCCTAAATGAAAGTAAATTTTggttttttctatttaacaataaatatagtcatttatttttttatgataaaaatgaaaaagaaattatgggaaataaaaattttttaaatataaaagaagaaaattcttttgaaaatttatcatataatgTAGAAAATTTAAACCAAGACATTAAAGGGACTttagaaaaatgtattttaaaagaataccTATCAACCAAATcgtataatagaaaaaatatactttttaaaaataattattattttaatgaggAAAATGTTGAAGGGTTTGGTGTATTTAccaatgaaaaattaattaaaaataacaactCGCTTAACTtattaataaacaaatttaataattattgtatAAGTATGATtaaggataaaaaatttactttagACAAATTTTAtgatgatttaaaaaataaagttgaGGACACGGATTTAAATCCtgtacaagaaaaaaaagagttacATTTCAatttggaaaataaaaaaaaaagtttatctCATAAGGAATATACGAATAACGAATTgtcagaaaataaaaattatctgAACAAACATTTTCCAGCCTTTATGCAAGACTTGAAAAATAACAGACCATcgagcaaaaaaaattattccgACCTCTACAACATAG GTAGACATTTATTCGTTTTAAATACAAAGAAGTGTCAGAACAATCAGTCGTTGCTAATTGGAACAATAGAATACGACCAGCACATTCTTGATATTGTAAAAGACTatcatatgaaaataaattatttacttaACCTTTTTTACACCTCATACATTCCTGAGCAAAACAAGAGAAATAAAATCCTGGAAAACTTGTCCAGAATTAAGGACGAAATACAGGCCAAGCAG GAAGAGTATAACAGCGTATTAATTATGGGGAAACctttattaattcatttgTTTGAGCAAATTAGTATttgcaaaaaatttaatgaaaaacttcataaatacatagaagaaaaaaggaaaaaggccTAG